Genomic DNA from Telopea speciosissima isolate NSW1024214 ecotype Mountain lineage chromosome 2, Tspe_v1, whole genome shotgun sequence:
GTTAGTTTACAATGATGGAAGCTTTACAGTAGTTGGCAGATGGTTCTGCTTGCCATTTTGGCTGGGCAAAGGCTCTTGGGTTGTAGGATCTACATTGTTGCCTGCAGTGCCTGTTtgaagggaagggggggggggtttatttTTTGCATCACCTCTTCCCTTAAGAAATTGTTCTTGTTGCCATAATGAAACGAAAAATGCAGTATTTAACTATTGATCAGTCATGTAAATTTATTCAGAATCTTTAGATCTTGAAGGAAAAGGGAGAACATTAATAAGAATCCAATGATTGCATTGCATTTTCTAAATGTTGATTGTGACATTGCTGTCCTAATGTGATGTCTTACTAATTGATGTTATCTTGGTGCTATACCTGGTTAACTTATTTTATATATGTTGTAATAAACTGTGTTATTCCATTTATTCATAATTCTATTTTTCCCCCCCTTGTAACAGATTTAGAGGCCTGTGTTTGGTTGGAAGAGATGTTGAAGAAATTTGAGCGCATCTTGGTTGTAATATCACACTCGCAGGACTTCCTGAATGGTGTCTGCACAAACATTATCCACATGCAGAGCAAAAAGCTGAAGCTCTATACAGGTAACTATGACCAGTATGTTCAGACCCGTTCTGAACTTGAGGAGAACCAGATGAAGCAATACAAGTGGGAGCAGGAACAGATTGCATCAATGAAAGAGTATATTGCTCGGTTTGGGCATGGATCAGCAAAGCTGGCACGCCAAGCGCAGAGTAAAGAGAAGACACTGGCAAAGATGGAGCGGGGAGGTCTGACCGAGAAGGTGTCAAAGGACCAGGTGCTAATATTCCGTTTTACTGATGTGGGAAAGCTGCCTCCACCAGTGCTTCAGTTTGTGGAGGTTACATTTGGCTACACCCCTGATAATCTGATCTACAAGAACATCGACTTTGGGGTGGATCTTGATTCAAGGGTAGCTTTGGTGGGGCCAAATGGGGCTGGGAAGAGCACGCTGCTGAAGTTGATGACGGGGGAGCTGGTTCCCCAAGATGGCATGGTCAGGCGGCACAACCATCTGAGAATTGCACAGTTCCATCAGCACTTGGCGGAGAAGCTGGACGTGGAGATGTCTGCTCTTCAGTACATGATGAGAGAATATCCTGGCAATgaggaagagaagatgagagCAGCTATTGGTAGGTTTGGCTTGACAGGCAAGGCTCAGGTGATGCCAATGAAGAATTTGTCGGATGGCCAGAGGAGCCGGGTGATATTTGCATGGTTGGCATGGAGGCAGCCACACATGCTGCTCCTGGATGAGCCAACCAACCATCTGGACATTGAGACAATTGACTCACTGGCAGAGGCACTGAAGGAGTGGGATGGGGGATTGGTTCTGGTCAGCCATGATTTCAGGCTTATCAATCAGGTGGCTCAAGAGATATGGGTGTGTGAGAAACAGGCTGTGACCCGATGGGAGGGTGGCATAATGGACTTTAAGGAGCACCTCAGGAGCAAGGCTGGTCTATCCTGATTGAGTGATTGGGGATTAGGCTCCTGGGATCACGTTTATTtactatattatattataattccTGCTATTCATGTCCTAATATTGTAGCCTAGGATCTATAATTTGCTGTTCCAGGTGCATGCCTCTCTTTAAAGTTTGACTATGATGAGATTAGGGCAATTTTAAAGCCGGGTGTGATCAATTTGCTTCGCCGGAGTAGGAAATGCTATGTTTAGACCATTCTTATTTGTTATCCATTTTAGTAGGTCAGTTGAGAAAAGTATAAGTGAAGATTATGTTATGGCAGATGCACTGCCGAATTGAACATTGCTGATGTCTCGGTTTCCTTTTTGATTCTTGAGTTGTACGTGAACGAGATAAGTGAGATAAACTCTTTTAAAGTTATGACCATTTCggcttttatttattgttttctaTCATTTTGAGTTTAGCAGAAGGTGCATTCTTATAAGGATGCTCATGGTTGTGTTATTtgagatgatttttggtggcTTGAAAAACCTAATTAAGCACGAATTCATTTACCAAGGGCGTTTGATTTTCTCACATGCGTAAGTAATTCTGCTGACATGAGAATAATTCTCGTGTCAATCCTTGAATGGTTTAATTCATAATCAGGCTGAAATAACAGTTAATCTTGAGAAGTGCTGGCCATGGCATGGTGGTAACAGTGTAACACCTCAAAGAGGACCTTGGGTTTTCTAATCTTGGTTGTTTATGCACGAGGGTGCTGAGTGCTGGGTTGGCCTTCAAATCTTCTTGTTATATTGTTGTGTTTGGCGGCTTGACGCTTAAGTGGAAACCTTCAATTGTCTTTCACTTCTTTATGAGGTGCATCTGGTAGGGGTACTCAAATTATTTCGTCCCAATCCTAATTGGTTACTCATTTCCTTTAGAATCAATTTTGAAAGATGGTTCCTTCTGCCAGTCCACTATCGTGTCTGAGGCTGAGCTGAGTAGGTCTTTGACTGTTCGTTACTTCACTAGATTCTGACGAAGAGAGAGCAAATGAGTCGGGGTGGGAGGGTTGTGATCATGGCACAGTTGAGGAATTCGATTCGAGGATTAGTTGGATTCGGGAACTACCCAGAGACAAGGAGATGTCTATGGAGGACTTGTGATTTCTTTCCTCTAAGCCTTTCGCTCCATCGTTTTCCTCCTTTTCCAACTTGTCTTCTTCGTTtgcatccttcttcttccttttcttgttcaAAGTCGATGTCGTCCGTCAACACCAACACTGAAGCCTTCGTCCCTGCTGCTTCTGCGACGGATCTCCCGCCTCCACTATCGAAGCCCACTAAGACGGTAGGAGACATTTTAATttcatctctttctccttctctgtcCTCATTAGTCTGTATTAGTTCATGCCCCAATTAGTTAAAATTGGGACTGAGAGATGATCCCATGAATCTTTTGGATGGGTTTTAATTGCAGGTGAGGGCAATGATAAAGGGGAGGGTGCAAGGGGTGTTCTACAGGAACTGGACAGTGGAGAACGCGAAAGAACTGGGACTCAAAGGATGGGTGCGCAACAGGAGGGATGGCTCCGTCGAGGCCCTCTTCTCCGGCGACCCCGGTTCCGTTAATGAAATGGAGCAGCGTTGCAGGCGTGGTCCCCCAAGTGCCATGGTCACCTCTCTCCAAGTCTTCCCGTCCGATCAGGATCCTGGCCCGGGCTTCGAGCGCAGACAAACTGTTTGATAGTATTCCTCTCCATTCGTTCCTTCATTCATCCCCAAACAAATTGCTCCACCGatggacacacacacacacacacacacacacacacacaccacccTCTTACTTCCTAGAGCTCTATCATTTGGACCTTTTTGCCTGATGTGGTTTGCAACTTTCTTCTTGTTCTGCATTCAAGgttgttgtttttcttctttacttaGAAAGGTAAACGATGGTTggatatttcaataaaaatgtTCGTGTCTGGTAACACTCGCAAAGAAACCTATTTAATGAGGGGTTTTGAAATTTGCTAGTGAGACGATGAGTCATTAGTGACGTAAATTAGCCAATTCCATTACTTCCAACAATATTTGCAGCgatcaaaaccaaattaatACCGTAAGGAACTGTAAAGAGGAACTTCCACACCTTCTCTGCGTCTCGTCAAGCTCAATTGGAAACTATCACTAAACTTTTTATCTTTAAAGGAGATCCAGAGCATGGTCCTCTGTTTAACAACCTACCTCGACACACTACACACATTAACTAATTCACGGCAAATCATTGACATTCAGGCTCTTGATTCATCGAATGAACTGTTACAGTGCCAAAATGAAAGAACAGGCCAAGATCATATTGCTAATAACTCTGGTTGTCCATATCTTATAAACATATTACAAATAATCACTAAACAAAACTATGCAGAGATTCTCACAAGGTACAATGCTGAAAACAGAAAGGCTAATATCATGCTCCTAATGCTGTCCATTATTCTGGTCAATCATTGGCAAGTGAACCATGATCATCAATCATAATTCATCGATTAGTGTGTCATCCTTTTGCAGGGGACAAGCTAGTCAAAATTAAGGATCATAAGGCGAGGCTGTTAACAGGACATGCGCATTTTACATTCTCCTGAGTATGGTCCTCTGTTTTCTCCTGTCTCGGACATCTTCCTCTTTTTGCATCTAGACATCTACTCAATACAGAAATAATCAGCCCTGTGATTTAACTTGCCCAAAGATGAGTCTACCTGCCTAGAAACAACATTGCAACAACACTCTCCACACCTCACACTTGACATTTTTCATTCTCTATACATCCTATTGTATATAAATCACCTTGCATAACATTAGAATCCCATAAATCTGGGTCCTGGTTAAAAATTTTTCATGTAGAACTGATCACGGGACTTTAGAGTTTTCATGGTTCACCAGCCACATTGATTGTGTGACGTAGGAGCTCTAGAAGATTTCCAGCTTTTCGTTTGCCCCTGTCTGTGCCATTCTCTGCCAGTTCCTTAAGTACCTCTTCTGCTGCATGCTCCCTTGCAGTTTGTACATGCTGCACATCACCAGTGCAGAGAGACCACAAAACAGCTGCAGCATTCTCTTGGTTGCGTGGGGATCCAGTCCTCATCACCTCTATTAAAACTGGGATTGGTTCTGCCTGACCAATTGCTAATTTCCCTTCCTGATGACTAGCAAGGATGGCTAGTATGGCGAGTGCTTCATCGATCATTCCACCACCACTATCTTTCAGCAGTCTCATCAGTGGTGCTATGATCCCTGCCCTCACTGCCTTCGCCTTATTTCCCTGATAGATTGAGAGGTTAAAAATTGCGGTGGCAGCATCCTTCTTGCCTCTTGGGCTTCCTTGGCAAAGCAAATCGATAAGAGCTGGGAAGGCCCCCGCACCACCTATTGCAACCTTGTTCTCATCTATCACAGAAAGACTGAAAAGGGTGGCAGCAGCATTTTCCCTAGCTTCCATGCTTCCATTTTTTAGCACATCTACTATATCAGGTATTGCTCCAGCATTTACAATGCTTCTCTTGTTAGCCTCATTTATGGAAAGGTTGAGAAGTGCTGTGACTGCATGCTCCTGTGTCCTAGGATCTGGGGAGGATAGTAATTCTGCAAGAAGGGGAATGGCTCCTGCCTCTGCAATACATACTCTGTTATCTGCATTCCTTTTTGCCAGCAGACGAATCTCACCAGCAGctgctctctgttcttctgtATTCCTGTTTATCAATTTCTGTAGCAAGGCATCAATAGCCACTCTATCACAGTCTGAAACACTGCTGCCTGACTTCTTATTTCTACAGCTCTCTTGTTTCTTAGGTAGCTCAACACCGTTGCTCTCACACCACTGTGCAATGAGACTCTTCAAGACATAGTTTGGTGTGAGGGCTGTATGGACCAGCGTCTGCTGTGTCTTCGGACAAGTCTTGTGTCCGGCATCCAGCCATTTTTTAATGCAGGACCGCTCATAAGTCTGCAAAGCAAGGCAAAGCAAAGTGGTGAGCGCATATGGAAGATAACAAACAAAACAGTACTTTTGTGACAATGGGAGGTTTAAACCTGTCCAGTGGAGACAATGACGGGGTCTTTCATCAATTCAAGAGATATTGGGCACCGGAAATCATCTGGGATCACAGGAGATCTGTGTCTCACCGAGCTCTTTTCACTCTCAGAGGTGTCTGCTTCTGGGTACCCCATAAGTACATAATCCTTTACTTTTTTGAGCAACACTGACATTTCCCCAAGTAAGTCCCCTGGATCTCCACCACCGGAGATAACTATTTCATGCAGAGCAAGTGATTCCTTTTTGAGGTCATTGATAGTCCTGAGCTGCAGCTTTTCTGAGAGCCTTCTTAGAATGGCTGGATCaggatctttttcttttagtgcCGTGGACAAATCAAAGTGCAGTTGTAAATCAGGAGTGTCCATTCTATCTTTTGCCCTCTTGAATTGAGTGTGCACTAGCTCAGTCTAGCAGGTGACAAAACAAGATAAAGTGAACCTCAGAATTTTGAAATCCGATCAATCCACAGTTTAATTTTAAATTGGTTTTACAAATGGTTTAAagatgaaagcttaatatgaacTAAACCGCAAAGCTCTCCATAGCAGAAGTCCTAGAAAACCTTAGTGAAACCCAAAAGTGAAAAGAATCACTGCTGGAGAAAAGCAAGTCAAAATACTTTAAGAACCAATAGATAAAAACTTACCTGTTCTAGAACTTCCTCTGATAAATGAAATTCGTCATAGGCAATTCTGCTCAATTCTTCCTCAACTTTTTCCGTCACCTTGTGGAATTCATATGCAATCTTATCGCTCTGCAAAGCCTGCAACATGTGAACTATGTCTTACAAAATCAGCTCAAATTGATTTCCTTGAGGAATTGGACAAACATTATGTTTGTGTGTGCAgtttcacagagagagagatagatgcaTAGTGTGTATctataagaattgaatatataAATTAATAGGAAAATTATATAAGGTGACTGTAATATCCTGAATGCTTTATGGGAAAATCATTAAATGACACATATATAAAGTGAGTGCAGCTGAGAAGGACATCTTCCTTAAGCATGATATTTTATAGTAGATCAGAATATTTACAATTGGCTATTTTTAATTTGCACAAAATAACTGGTTTTTGCTTCACTATCATTTGAAATGGCACCATGTAGATAATGCAGCCACAAGGGCCCTTATAGTATATCATCCATATAATATAGATGAGAATTCTTCCAAGGAAAACCATTTAcctccaaacccaaaataaattATTAATAAGACCCAAATAATGTTTTACCTCAAAATTTGGAAGGTTTCAAATTCGCCCTTACAAACCCTGTCTGCACAACGTCTGAACCTCTTAACACAGGACTCTGAAATATAATTTTGGAACTACTGATTCAAGAACACATCAATACCTAATATTCTAGCCATCTCCCAACCCCTTGGGTTTGACAGGATAATCTCTgaactttattgggtttgacaGGATCACAGGAATAACAGAATAGTAATAGGAAGTGAACCAGAAGAAACCTGATAGAGTTTGCTCCCGTCATTCACCCATCGAAGAAGCTCCTTAGCCGAATCCAAAGCAACCTTAAGCGACACAAGAGCTCCAATTTCTTCGTCTCCAAGTGATGCCTCATTATCCTGCAACTCCTCAAAAAGTGGGCTTAGCAGCTTCACCCTCCTCACGAGATTATTGTACATCTTCTTTGATGTATTACGGCATTCAGGAAACTCAGATATCTCCCTGATAAGCTCAACCAATTGATCCACCACCTCCGTCGATTCTTCCATGGGCCCCATTTAGGGCACCAAATTGGGCAACAAAAGGAGgagtggaaaaaagaaaaaccctaatttttttacaAATTGAAAGTGATACCACCAAGCTCAGATGAGGAAACTACCTCAATTAAGAGATTCCTGTTTAAAAACACCTAAAAACCGTGAAACAAAACAGCTGCCGCCATTAGAACAAAGACGAAGAACCTCTGAAAAAACCCAGTAAGAACGTCAGGATGGAAGGGAGAAAATTGAACAGAAACAAAAATCCGAATAGttttacagaaaaaaaaattttgaaaattcgATTCGAATTCCTTGTCTGACCAAAGAGAAGAAACGCAGAGATCAGGGAAGGAGAGATGCTTCAGAAATCTTCCTCAAGCTATGAAACAAAAGACTACTGAGGGTCTTCCTCGTAATTTTGGATTGAGACTGAGGGTATTGTTGGGATTTCACAGGACGCCAGAATGGTGATGGTGAGTGGAACCTTATCTCATTATCTCCAACTCTGAAACACTTCTTAAACAGTTCTTAAACGCTTAAACCATATACATTTCCAAACattggattctttttttttttttttcttttggtaaagcCAAACATTGGATTCTAATTGGATGATTGAGATTCTCCAACTCGTTTTTTTCAAAAACGCGGGAAGTAATCTCAGCTCCTTTGACTCCATCCTCAGGAGAATCTTAGGATCCTCCGCAGCAACTTCTGTAGATGGGTGAAGCAGGTAGACTAACGGCAAccggtttcaactttcaactatAAAGAGTAACGAAAGACGGCGtagactctttttttttgtttttttttggtaaggagaCGGCGTAGACTTAACAGCAACTGCTGTTGATGGATGACGTGATGATGACGTGGATTGATTAATCCTCAGCCAACTAAGGAAAAAGACGGCGTAGTCCCTAACAAAGAAAATCTGGAAGCGGGCCCCACAATTCTAGTAACGGTAAAGAGGTGATGGACGGTAGAGCGTCCAATCATTGCAACTATTGACCTGGCAACCACTACCAGCGACTGCCTCTTCATCTACTTTTGTACGATTTagtcaaaaaaaaacaaaagatgaacACGCCATATGATAACCGTTGGATTGGCATGTATTTGTCGTTTGGTGCCTTAATTTATTCCAGACCGACGATTGTCAGAGAAGAAGGCCTTCACAAAGTGAGAATGGGACTGGGCCGGTCTCTCATGTCATGAACCACAcgactctctttttttttttttttattaaaaacctCACGACTCTATCTAGTCATGTGCGATGCCCGCGTGAATATGACGTGGCttctacctctttctttctttcgagTTCAGACTCTTTCCCATGCATACACACGCAATAATTTTCTATTATCAAATGCTTATTATTTTGTGGAAGTGCTagcatagaccacactcctgAATAGAGTTCTTTTCCCCTTAAGTTATTGGCTGAATGAATCTACATTACATTCTTATGGACTTGTAGAgggatttttccaaaaaaaaaaaaaaaaaacacttgtgGAGGGTTAATATGGATATTTGAATCTATCTAAATCACCCACAGTCCCACATATAAATTTTAATGATCTATGTTAATCGGACAAGGATATGATCTCATACCTCCAAACCCattaaaggtttttttttttccggtaaaTCCCAATAATGGATTTAACTTTGCAAAATTAACCACCTAACCAATACTTTATACTAAGGACTGACTTTTCCTTCAGCTACAGTGAATGAGAATCTATTCACCGCGTGATGGGTTCAGATGCACACGGAAGATATCAGAAGGATATTTTGGAGAATATACTAAAACTCTATAGGAgattgtgaaccctaagatggtgtgGTGAACATTCCAGCGTAGTGAAGAAAAACTCTCCATAAATTAATGTACCCAGAACAGAGATTGATATGACAAAATATGTAAAACGATGTCTGCTTGTATGCTCTCAAAGTGGTGGAAAATCGATCCTCTACGCCAAATTTGACGATGACCCATAGGCAAGATGGAAGGTCTTCGCTCTCTCTCTCGCCGAAACCACCCTTTCCTTCTAAACCTTCTAGGCACCTTGAGACCAAAGAGTACATGAATTGGGTCGTGCCATAATGCTCGGTGGTGAcctcaatttcttcaattaccATATAAGAATGACAATTTCCAGCACAGTTGAGTCAATGTGTTTTTGTTGTGTTCTCCTcttttactttttattattaattttttgtttctactgGGAtacatgtagccgaccccatttagttgggataagactaagTTGTTTTTGTAAACTTTCTTCTCCCATCATCTGTTTTTTTCTATGTCACCACATCTCATCTCACAAAATCCATTTCTTATTGCCAGTGTTTTTTCTTAATGATGACTACACTTTTGTCACAAAGTTTGGACCGATTCCAAAGGCATTTGACCCAAGCA
This window encodes:
- the LOC122651678 gene encoding ABC transporter F family member 1, with the protein product MVSDASKKKAAQKKAAAAAKRGGKAAAATSSKAAATAGAQDGGVDKLANGVGSLQISDRNCTGVLCSHPLSRDIHIESLSVTFHGHDLIVDSDLELNYGRRYGLLGLNGCGKSTLLEAIGNRELPIPEHMDIYHLSREIEASDMTSLEAVINCDEERLKLEKEAEALAAEEGGGGEALERIYERLESLDAATAEKRAAEILFGLGFDKKMQAKKTRDFSGGWRMRIALARALFMNPTILLLDEPTNHLDLEACVWLEEMLKKFERILVVISHSQDFLNGVCTNIIHMQSKKLKLYTGNYDQYVQTRSELEENQMKQYKWEQEQIASMKEYIARFGHGSAKLARQAQSKEKTLAKMERGGLTEKVSKDQVLIFRFTDVGKLPPPVLQFVEVTFGYTPDNLIYKNIDFGVDLDSRVALVGPNGAGKSTLLKLMTGELVPQDGMVRRHNHLRIAQFHQHLAEKLDVEMSALQYMMREYPGNEEEKMRAAIGRFGLTGKAQVMPMKNLSDGQRSRVIFAWLAWRQPHMLLLDEPTNHLDIETIDSLAEALKEWDGGLVLVSHDFRLINQVAQEIWVCEKQAVTRWEGGIMDFKEHLRSKAGLS
- the LOC122651680 gene encoding acylphosphatase produces the protein MSSVNTNTEAFVPAASATDLPPPLSKPTKTVRAMIKGRVQGVFYRNWTVENAKELGLKGWVRNRRDGSVEALFSGDPGSVNEMEQRCRRGPPSAMVTSLQVFPSDQDPGPGFERRQTV
- the LOC122651677 gene encoding U-box domain-containing protein 14-like isoform X2: MGPMEESTEVVDQLVELIREISEFPECRNTSKKMYNNLVRRVKLLSPLFEELQDNEASLGDEEIGALVSLKVALDSAKELLRWVNDGSKLYQALQSDKIAYEFHKVTEKVEEELSRIAYDEFHLSEEVLEQTELVHTQFKRAKDRMDTPDLQLHFDLSTALKEKDPDPAILRRLSEKLQLRTINDLKKESLALHEIVISGGGDPGDLLGEMSVLLKKVKDYVLMGYPEADTSESEKSSVRHRSPVIPDDFRCPISLELMKDPVIVSTGQTYERSCIKKWLDAGHKTCPKTQQTLVHTALTPNYVLKSLIAQWCESNGVELPKKQESCRNKKSGSSVSDCDRVAIDALLQKLINRNTEEQRAAAGEIRLLAKRNADNRVCIAEAGAIPLLAELLSSPDPRTQEHAVTALLNLSINEANKRSIVNAGAIPDIVDVLKNGSMEARENAAATLFSLSVIDENKVAIGGAGAFPALIDLLCQGSPRGKKDAATAIFNLSIYQGNKAKAVRAGIIAPLMRLLKDSGGGMIDEALAILAILASHQEGKLAIGQAEPIPVLIEVMRTGSPRNQENAAAVLWSLCTGDVQHVQTAREHAAEEVLKELAENGTDRGKRKAGNLLELLRHT
- the LOC122651677 gene encoding U-box domain-containing protein 14-like isoform X1, yielding MGPMEESTEVVDQLVELIREISEFPECRNTSKKMYNNLVRRVKLLSPLFEELQDNEASLGDEEIGALVSLKVALDSAKELLRWVNDGSKLYQALQSDKIAYEFHKVTEKVEEELSRIAYDEFHLSEEVLEQTELVHTQFKRAKDRMDTPDLQLHFDLSTALKEKDPDPAILRRLSEKLQLRTINDLKKESLALHEIVISGGGDPGDLLGEMSVLLKKVKDYVLMGYPEADTSESEKSSVRHRSPVIPDDFRCPISLELMKDPVIVSTGQTYERSCIKKWLDAGHKTCPKTQQTLVHTALTPNYVLKSLIAQWCESNGVELPKKQESCRNKKSGSSVSDCDRVAIDALLQKLINRNTEEQRAAAGEIRLLAKRNADNRVCIAEAGAIPLLAELLSSPDPRTQEHAVTALLNLSINEANKRSIVNAGAIPDIVDVLKNGSMEARENAAATLFSLSVIDENKVAIGGAGAFPALIDLLCQGSPRGKKDAATAIFNLSIYQGNKAKAVRAGIIAPLMRLLKDSGGGMIDEALAILAILASHQEGKLAIGQAEPIPVLIEVMRTGSPRNQENAAAVLWSLCTGDVQHVQTAREHAAEEVLKELAENGTDRGKRKAGNLLELLRHTINVAGEP